ATATATACTGAGCAAGTACAACCACTTAGTTTCGAAGGAATGAATACTCAACTTCTTTCTATTGGAGAGATAAAATGTGAAGCTGATTGTAGAGAGATAGTAGAAGATTATAATGCAACAAGAGATATCTATAAAAAATTCTTCTTCCAAAATGATATTTTAAAAGGAGTAATTTTAGTAGGAGATATTTCTAAGTCAGTAGCTGTGATAAAAGGAGTAAGAGAGGAGATTAGAAAAAATCAGATTATAACTAAATTATATAATTAGTACTTGATTTTTTCCAATTTTAGTGTAAAATTATAGGAGAGCAATTTCTAACTACTAAAATTAAGAATTTTCAGAAATTAGGAGGAAGAATTGAATACTTTTATAAATTTAGATGATACAACTTTTGTAGAGCAGCTAAAGAAAGAAAAAGGGCTTGTAATTTTAAACTTTATTGCAGATTGGTGTGGACCTTGTAAGATAATGAGTCCAATTTTAGAGATGATAGCTAAAGAGGAGTGTATAAAAATATTTAAAGTAAATGTAGATGATAGTCCTAACTTAGCTGTTGAATTTGGAATAACAAGTGTTCCTGTTACAATGTTTATGGATGATGGGAATAAGATTTGCCAAATAAATGGATTAAAATCAAAAGAGGAGCTCAAAGAAAAATTATATGAAATAAGATAATGAAGGCTGACTAGGTAGTTTTACTATTTAGTCAGTTTTTATTTTTGTAGAAAAAATGAAAAATCTATGTAAATTATTGTATAAATATGGTATAATTACCTAATAATATTTAGTTTTAAGAGAGGATTACAACTATGAGAGATAGGATAAGATTAGCAATAGCATTTATAGTTGTTTCGTTAACTATATTAGGTTTGGATAACCTACCAGTGATAACGGACATTTCCAACTCTGGAATAGAACTGAAAAAAGAGAGAGAAGGTTCTATCTTAGCTGGCACGGATGAAGTTGAAATAGATTTAATAAATAATACAATGAAATCTAATAATGGATTAAATCTTAAGCAGGGAGATTTAGAATTAAAAGCTTATGATTTAAAAAGAGATATAGATAAAAATAGAGTTTATGTAAATGGTGAGTTACAAACTTTATTTTCAAATGAACAAGGAGATATTAGTTTACAGTCACTAAAAGGTGGAGAGGTAGCACTAGACGGAAGTGAAGGAACTTTCTACAATAACTTTGGATATTTAGAAGTAGAAAAAATAACTGGTGCTGAAAAACCAAATGATAGAATATATTTCGGTGGAGATAAGGTAGAGTATAAAGATAAAAAAATATATATTAATGACGGTTGGTTAACAACTGATTATAATATAAATAAAACGAGAAATCCTAATGATGCGGGGTATCACTTTTTAACTGAAAATATGGTAATAGAACCAGAAAAGCAGATTACTTTAAAAAATAGTGATTTTTATATTGGAGATGAGAGTAAACTTCCTTTTAGATTTCCATGGTTTAGAGCAAATATAAGGCAGGGATCTATGGTTCCATTATTTCCAGAGTGGGGAGATGATGATTACTATGGATGGAATACTACATGGGGATTTCTTTATGGAGATAGTGGAGATAAATATGTAGGTGGATTTGCTCCAAAATTTGCAGATAAAATGGGCTTCTTAGTGGGAAGATGGGAAAACTGGTATAAAACTGAAAAATTTGGTACTATGAAACTAGATATTGATGATTGGTTAGTATATTCAAAAGAGGATAGTATAGATAAGAGCAAGGCTACTGATGGAGAATTATTATCACATGAAGAGAGAGAAAAAAGATACAGAATAAATTATACTCATGAATATAATGGAGAAAAGGGAAAATTATATTTTAATACTATCAATGCTA
This DNA window, taken from Fusobacterium mortiferum ATCC 9817, encodes the following:
- a CDS encoding thioredoxin family protein — protein: MNTFINLDDTTFVEQLKKEKGLVILNFIADWCGPCKIMSPILEMIAKEECIKIFKVNVDDSPNLAVEFGITSVPVTMFMDDGNKICQINGLKSKEELKEKLYEIR